CGCCATGGCACCCCGGGAGGAGACACCCCCAAACCGGCAGGCGCCCAGAGCGCGCTGGGCTCCCCCAGAGAAACCCGCTCACCAGGGCATACTCTTACCACTCCTGCCCCAACTCACTGCTCAACCCACAGGACCCGAGGCTAGGCCCCAGATCCCCCCACAGCCGCCAGCTCCGACCCTTGGGCCCTGTGCTGGCTTCACCGGACCCAGCAGCCTATCGGCCCCTCAGTTACCCCACCCTCGAATTTTGCCTCCTACTAAAAACTCCCCCTTCCCTGTTCTCCAGTGTCCCTGTCGCCTGTTTCAAAGCCAAGACCCTCAAAATTTCCAAGATGTGGTTCCAATATCCCCAGGAACCCTATTTTGGGGCCCTGCACCCCTACCAAATCCACACTTGTAATCTAAAGGGTGGAGACCCTTTGATTTGAGGATATTAGCTCATACCACTTCTACTGGGGAGCTGCCAATGTCAGGGAGGAACTCCACCTTGGTGCTCTTTCCTTTGCTGCCCCCTAAATGGAGAGGATCCCCCACTTTTTTCACTGAAATCCGCAAAATCTATGTCTTAGAATTTCCAGGGGTTCCCGGGCCCTCTCACTGgataataccttttttcaccaagtcACCTCCATTTCTAGTGGCCCAAGGTTCCAGCTGCTGAGCCCCTTTTCTCACCTTGTCACCCTCCACTCCTTTTGAAGTCACCTCCAAATCCACCTTTCCTAGCCCATACACCAGTGGTTGTCTGGGGGGCCCACTGTCACTTCAAAATAAGGAGCGTCagtgatttcttttttccttgttgcCCCTTAAGTTTCCTTGGAGACAGCTGGTGCTGTTTCGATCCCACGCCCTCCAATCCAACCAGCCCCCCGAGTGGAATGCTCCCACGTTGCCGCTGGTCCCCAAATGTGAACAGGCGACCTACTAGTCGGAGCGCATCAGTCTGAGCTTCCTGTGACCGGGCTTTCTCATCCTCCCAGGGACTGTCTATCGCaatcccttcttccttccccgACGCCCCTCAACCTGCCCTGTCCTGTTGATCCGGCGATGGGTGGCTTTGGCTCCGGCTCCAGGCTCCTCCCTCCCGGTCCCTCGCGAGCAGAGCTTCCCCCCGTGCCCGTATTGATGCCCTGGACCCCCAGGAAGAAGTGGGGGTGTCTGCAGAGCGCCCCAGTCCGGCGAAGTCGGAGCACTGGGCCAGGCAGCTGGACGAGGCGGagcagcggcagcggcagcggctGTGGGCAGCTGAGGCGGTGGCGGCGACAGCAGCTCCCCCTCCTCGGAGAGCCAGCCcgggggcggggcagggggcgGAGACGCGGGGAAAGAAGGGGGAATAACTCAGCTGGAGGAACCCCCGGGTTCCTTGGAGGCGGGGAGTGGGGACGGAACCGAGGCTGGGCTGTACGTCTCGGGGTTCAGAGGAAGAGGGACAGGGAGGCAACTCCACTGATCAGAGCTCTGGATGAGGGGAGAGATTGGTTTAAGCTAGATGGAATGACTGAAGCTCTGAGAATGGAGAGGGGGACCCTACTGCATGGGATGGGAGTGAGGACAGAACTGGAtaaagaaaaggggaaagaacTGGTGAGATTGACCCTGGGGTGAAATCGGGCCTCCTTAATATCCCTGATTTTATGTGAGCCAAATTGGTTAGTTCCGGGTCTGCATACCTCTCTCCTTTCCGCGTTTTGTCAGCAAATACAGCCTCCCTCTCTATTGACTCctaagagaaaagaccaaaagaactggggGGAGACGGTTGCCTCAGGCTGTGCTGGGGCCGGGCGTGCGCTGGCCACAGATTCCGAGTGGACCATCTGGAATGGGATGACCGGGCTGGGGTTTGGGAGAAATCGACGAGGCCTTTTAGCACGGGGTCTTTGGGCACAGGGGACAGTTTGCCCCCAGGAGAGGCACGGCCAGTCATCTCCACATCCCGCTCCCCCAAAACAGCACTTTGCACGCGGGTAGGAGCACTGTCTTTAATGAGCCCCGCCCCCCACGCCGGCCAAACCGCCCCCTTTGCGAGCAGCCTTGGCTTCCTCCACCGCGACGCGCAGGGCCCGGGCAGGGTCTCCGCGGAGCCGGGTCAATGCCTCCAGCAGGGCGGCGGCGCTGTCCCCTGCACGGAGTTTCCGGCCGCTCAGAAAATAATGGGGCAGCGCTCCAGCCTCAAGCACACGGCCCAGCTCGTCTAGCAGCCCGAGGCAGCAGGCGCCCGCGTTCTCGGGCCTCGCCAGGTAGAGCGCGGGCAGCCGCTCGCACGCCCAGTAGAGCAATGTTCTTAGCAGGTAGGGCGCCGCAGCTCGGGTACCCGCCACCAGCGGGCGCAGCAGAGCCTGGGCCGCGGCGTGCGCCTGCAGCAGCGGCTCCGGTATGCGCGCCTTGAGCGCCAGCTCCTGGCGGGCGAAGCAGAGCTGCCACCCGGAGGCGCCCGGCCGCTCAGTGCCGCCTCCGGGCACCAGGTAGAAGGAGGTCGACTCGGGGGCCAGTGGGCCCGCCCATGAGTGTCTCCGAGCCCCTTCGGGCCAGCCGGCCACGGACACCACTGGAATCAGGTCGAAGAGCAGGAGACGGCGCGGGGGCCCTGGCGTGGCCAGGAGGACCGTGGTGAACCCCCCGTGGCGGGCTGCGTGCACAAGGCGCGGGGCACCCGGGACCGGGATGAGGGCCTCAGCGACCGCGGCCAGCGAAGCAAAGAACCAGGCGGCCACTTGGGCAGGACACAATGTGGGCCACACCTCCCGCGCCTCAGACGGCTTCGGGACCCGGCCTGGGACAGCCGGCTTGGTGACGTCACCACTCAGTGTCTTCAAGGGTGCGGGAGAACCAAGATCCGTGACGTCACGACGAGGCGACTCGGGCCCTGAAACGTCACTAGGTGATTTTTCCAAAGACACCTGCAGCTCAGGCTCAGTGACGTAACCATACAGCTGGTCCGCGAAGCTTGGCTGGTCCTTAGGACTTTCTTCGTTCTCGTTTCGGTGGATCGAATCACATCCTCCTGGGACCGGGGGCCCCAGGCAATCCTTCCACTCCTCCCGGACCGAGGCTCCGCGCACCAGCTCTGGAAGGTGGAGCCATGCGTAACAGGATTCCAGGTCCAGTTGCAGCTCCGGCCCAGTGGCGTCTAGCGAAAACACTGGCACCAGGAGCGTGAAGCCTGCGTCGTAGTGAGGTCCCCGGGCGTAGGGACCCAGGGGTGCAGACCCCAGGTCCAGGGAACCCTCGCGAATCCCGCCGCGAAGCAGCAAGAGTTCTGCCTGGGGAGGAAAGCGGGGGTCCCGGCGGTGAATGAGACCTAAGGGAAGAGAAGGGTTCGTGCGGGTGTGGCCCAAAGCGGGGCGAGGGCGTGGTGTGGCTAAGAGTTGCGAGTTCTCGAAAGCAAGGGGGGTTACTTACTGAGCAAAGAGAAGACAAAGTCCTTGGCCTGGAGGAGGTCCGGCCCCGGCTTGGGCCCGTTACTCCAGCTCTCCTGCACGCCCAGCTCCTGGATTAACTGGGTCAGTTCCTGAAGTTGCGCTCCAGAGCAGAAGTCTATGTCCGTGAGCGGCCGGGCTGGGGCCGGGGGTGGCGGGCCCCACCAGGGGGCACCCCCCCAGACAGCGGAAGCCATGTGGCTCTATCGATTTTGACTAGGCAAAACACGGACAGGGGGCAGCCGAGACGGCCGAAAAATCGCCCTCGATCCCCCTCTCTCCTAGGCCAAGCGACTGCCCCAGACAGTCCACAACTGGGTCTGCAGATGAGGGGCTCTGAATTTAGTCTTCAAAAGGAACAAATAAATACCTCTCAGTCTTTGCCCTTTTCTCTCATGCAGGTCCCAGGCCCCAAGGACTGGCTCATCTGACTCAGCAGGTGAAAAGTAGCTGTTGTCTCCCTCCTACGGGGGTGGGGGTGTGCAATAGCCAGTCTCTGCCGCCGCCCGGCGACTCCCTTTGCCTACCTCCTCTCACCTCTTTTCGGAAGAGGTTTATGGTCTGCCTCTTAGGGGTGGCTGCAAGGGTGCAAGAGAATGGATAGAGCGATTCAACAGGTAACTTCCTCTTGCCCACCTGGCCACGCCCCTAAATTATGATCACGCCCCTCTCTGTGAGAACTTCGTCATTCCTTTCGCCCTCTTGAGTTCTCGGGCTGTCCTGGGAGTTGCAGTTTGTCTCCGGAGCTACCAGGGCGTTGGAGGCCACGCCTCCAGACTCTTGCCTGTTCTGCGCAGCAGTGCCTGATGGAAGTCGTAGTTTCTACGGAGATAGACTGTTCTGGGTCTTTACAAGCCTAGGTCAGCCCCACCCAAGCATCCTTTGGGGTTGGGGCAGAGGGCTTATAGGTGGAGCTGAATAGCAAGCAATAATGGGAGGTGCACCCTAGGGCCTGGGGAGAAATGGAGACCCTGAATAGCAAACAATAATGGGAGATGCACCCTAGGGCCCGGGGAGAAATAGAGACCCTGAATAGCAAACAATAATGGGAGATACACCCTAGGGCCTGGGGAGAAATAGAGACCCTTGGGCCCTGCATGTGACTGGAGGAGTGCTGGTCATTTAGGTCTGGAAAGGCTTAACTCCCTCATTTCGGAGTTGAGAAAACTGCAGCCTAGAAAGGTTGCCCATGACTTGTCCAACGTCACAGAGCTGAACCAGGAAGGCGTTGGAAAAGGGCTCCCTGGTTAGGTGAACGGGCCCTTCCTGGGATCAGTGATGGTAGTATTAAGCAGAAATACCAGGAAGTGACTCAGGAATACATGCCTGATCCAGGGAAGAGATACATATCAGTGAGCAGTGACCTCCACGCAGGTATGCACGAGAGATGGCAAAGAGAACGACAATCAGGTCCAGAGGGAACTCCTAGCTAGCCTGGGCCAAGGCAGTGCAAGATTATCAAGGGCGGGAAATTGCTTTCAGTAATTTATGCTGTTAGGGACCAGGATACATTTTAAATCTAGGGTGGGGCCTGGAGCCAGGATAATAGAACAGAAAGATAGGAAACCAGGGACAGGCTTGCAGATCAGGTCAATTCAGTGCTGGGCCAGGACTGCATACATTCCCTCTGCCAAGGAATTGTCTCCAGAGTGTATAGGCCTAAGTCTATGGGCCACACAATTAAGCAGGGACTCCTAGAAAAATTAGAGGCCTGTAAAGGGGGAGCTCTCAGAATCCAGGGCTCAATCTGGGGATCCCAGGCCTCGTGAAAGGAGCTCTCTCAGCAACCAGGACCAGGGCCCCTGGAGTACCAAGAGCCACAAGACAGCCCAGAATTGGGGAGGCAGGTTTCCATACTTCTGGTGTGGGAGACCTTGGATGATGTAAataattaagcacttgactgctaaccaaaaggttggtggttcaaacccactcagaggcaccttggaaggcctagcaatctgcttccaaaaggtcacaattttgctctgacacagatggggttgccatgagtcagaatcaactcagtggcaacttttgtttttttggctgtgACCCAAGAGGCCAGGTCAAGAAAAACTGGTTCTTTTCCCTGGTCTGGGGTAACCAGGCATCAGGCATCTCTACACTTTAACTCCTCCCAAGAGGGTGGAGCTCTGAGCTACCTTAAGAGGAACTAAGTTCTCTAAGCTCTGGAGgagttttaaggttttttttcttttttttttaggggtggatgggaaaccctggtggcatagtggttgagagctacagctgctagccaaaaggtcagcagttcaaatccagcaggcactccttggaaaccctatggagcagttctactctgtcctattaggttgctatgagtcggaattgactcaccggcaaggggtttgggtttttggtttttcaggggtggatgggaaaccctggtggcgtagtggttaagtgctacggctgctaaccaaagggtcagcagttcaaatctgccaggtgctccttggaaactctatggggcagttctaccctgtcctatagggtctctatgagttggaattaactcaacagcagtgagtttgggtttttttttgaggggtggATGGGAAGGGCAAGGAAAGTTTCTCTGTACCCTAAATCATTGCTGTCTGATAGgattttctgtgatgatggaaacatTCTAAATCTGCACCGTCCCATATAGTggacactagccacatgtggctgttgaggACTTGGAATGTAGATAATGTGACTgaggaacagaaattaattttatgtatttttaatttaaaatttaatagccacatatggctagtggctatTGGAGAATGCAGCTCTAGGGCCTTGAGGATAATGGATTTAGCTATGGAGGAAGAGCAGGGACAGGGATAGTTTCAGTCCTCTCCTCTGGGTGGTCAGTGTCAGGGCTGGGGCTGCGGTGGATGTCCTCAAACAACCACAGAACACTTTTCTTGCCTCTTTATTCCTGATGTATCTTTGTTCCTTGTTTGTCCAAGGTCTTCATTACGTACTGATATCCCCACTCCTTGGTGGTCTCCTGTGAGTTGCTGGGTGCCTCTTGGTGAAGGCGCCTGGGAGACAGAGCTTCACATTTGTCCCTGCCCACTCCTAACTGTCTCTGGCGGGCATCAAAGACCACATGCCCTGCCCGGTGGCCTGGTCCAGGGCAGTGGGGCTTCCAGTTGATTTTGAGAGGCATAGACATTTGGCGATAGTTCTGGCAGGCTGGAGGAACTGTATCCATAGGGCGGTATACCAAATCTTGGCTGCCTGCCCGCCGGGAGGATGGCTGCAGATCAATTAATACAGGTACCTCTGAGAAGGTTTGTAGATCGCTGCAGATCCCCTGAGGCTTGGAAGAACTGGAGTTCTGATTGAGTGGGACGGGAGTCCCAGGTATGTGCTGCTCGGTCTCATCCCTCTGGGGAGACTCCTCAGACACACATGACTTCATCACGGATGGTGTTGACTTGGGGGTCTGAAGAGGGCCTAAGACTGGGACAGAGTCAGTACCTAGAGCAAGGCCTGAGCTCTTTTGGAGACCAGGATCTTGGCTAAGGCATAAGTCCTTGTGGGGGCCAGATTTCTGAGTAAGACCAGGACTCTTGGGAGGGCCAGAGCCTTGGGTAAGGGCTGCACCTTTATGGGGTCCAGGATTTTGATTAATTCCTGTGCACTTGTGGAGGTTAGGGCCTTGGGTATGTTCTGGGCTCCTACAAACTCTAATATCTTGAGTAAGGCCAGATTTCTTTTTTACTTCAGTAGCTTGGGTAAGACCTGGACTCTTGTGGAGGTTGGAATCTTGAGTAAGACCTGGGCTCTTGTGTACTCCAGAATCTTGGGTAAGGCCTAGATTCTTATAGTCTCCTGAGTCTTGGGTAAGGCCTGAGCCTTTaggaaggctggaggtttggACAAGGCCTAAGTTCTTGTGGAGACCAGGTTCCTGGGTTAGGGCTGGACTCCTGCAGACTTCTGAATCTTGGGCAATGCCTGAACTCTTGTAGCCTCCAGAATCTTGGGAAGGGCCTGGGCTTTTCTGGAGGCCAGCTGCTTGGGGGAGGCCTTGACTTTTGTCAACTATGGTCTcttggtttaggtttagtttcctATAGACCCCAGAGTCTTGTATAAAGCCTGAGGTCCTCTGAAAGCCAGAATTTTGGGTAAATAGTGTGCTCTTATGGAGGTCAGAGGGTTGACTGACACATGGGCTCCTAAAGATACCAGCATCTTGTGTAGGGCTCTTTTGGGGGCCAGAATCTTTGATAATGCCTGGACTCTTGTGATGGCCAGAGTCTTGAGAAGAAATTGGGATCTTATAGAGATCAGGATGCGTATGGAGGCCTGGATCTTGGGTAAGGCCTGAGTTCTTGTGGAGGCCTGGATCTTGGGTAAGCCCTGGGTCTTTTGAAGGACATGGACTTCTTTGGAGGCCGGGGTCTTGGATAAGGCCTTGACTCTTGTGAGGTTCAGAGGATTGGAGTTGGATCAGGGATTGGGAAATGCTGAACTGGGGAGAGATGAGGAATGGGGAAGGGGGGATGGACTGAGGAGACTTGGAGGTTGGGAGAGAGGTAGGGGTTTGTATTGAGGTCAAGGGTTTctgatggctggtgggttcaggaAGGACAAAGGATCTGGGAGGAACAAGAGGCAGGGAAAGAGTATATGGTGGAGGAATGGTGTTCAATGAGCCCTGGGCAGTGGTTGGAGAATGAAAACAAGGTTGAGAAGGTGCAGTTTCCTGGGAGTAGACCAGGAACTTGGGGTAGACTGGAGCCTGGGAGTCTGTGCTCTTCCTCCCAGAACTGCAGGGATGAAAGCTGCAGTAAGGGAAGGTCTTGGGCTGGACAAACTTGTCTTTACCATCATCTGGGACCTTCCACTGCACATCCCCCAACTCCAAGTAGCCCAGCACAGAGCCTGTAGGGGGCGTGGCAC
The window above is part of the Elephas maximus indicus isolate mEleMax1 chromosome 19, mEleMax1 primary haplotype, whole genome shotgun sequence genome. Proteins encoded here:
- the TMEM102 gene encoding transmembrane protein 102, with protein sequence MASAVWGGAPWWGPPPPAPARPLTDIDFCSGAQLQELTQLIQELGVQESWSNGPKPGPDLLQAKDFVFSLLSLIHRRDPRFPPQAELLLLRGGIREGSLDLGSAPLGPYARGPHYDAGFTLLVPVFSLDATGPELQLDLESCYAWLHLPELVRGASVREEWKDCLGPPVPGGCDSIHRNENEESPKDQPSFADQLYGYVTEPELQVSLEKSPSDVSGPESPRRDVTDLGSPAPLKTLSGDVTKPAVPGRVPKPSEAREVWPTLCPAQVAAWFFASLAAVAEALIPVPGAPRLVHAARHGGFTTVLLATPGPPRRLLLFDLIPVVSVAGWPEGARRHSWAGPLAPESTSFYLVPGGGTERPGASGWQLCFARQELALKARIPEPLLQAHAAAQALLRPLVAGTRAAAPYLLRTLLYWACERLPALYLARPENAGACCLGLLDELGRVLEAGALPHYFLSGRKLRAGDSAAALLEALTRLRGDPARALRVAVEEAKAARKGGGLAGVGGGAH
- the SPEM3 gene encoding LOW QUALITY PROTEIN: uncharacterized protein SPEM3 (The sequence of the model RefSeq protein was modified relative to this genomic sequence to represent the inferred CDS: deleted 1 base in 1 codon); this encodes MGEQAHHGAQVCSGTNPRKCQDLGDSILLLLGSFILLNVGINVVTLLWRHLKSSLRILFHHFFPKDKQPSTIGSHPVCMRYSVNPKNLCSRVSSRFHHRPSFLLGHSNHLDSWIPDTNDEKTSKCCWMPPQCGHTVAPTEPPRGLLWKEGMMGAGEAPQVTALKAQASFFSRPETSSQFNAPLANFKAHKPKMSKLDMVSLCLPQESNIKTPAQLLSQSPAQSPAQAPEHTSVQAPENTPVQAPKHTPAHTPAHTSAQAQVHSQAQSPEHTSTHNRAHSQAPTPEHTSVYAPDHTPARARTHFQADIPEHTSVHDPTHTLVHAQTHSQVHAPGHTSTHDSTYTLAHIHLNHTHDHSPAPASTSAPVPSTISTPTSTPTPAPTPAPAPTPASSLVMALATAPVPASTPAPVPEPTPTHILTPIPSNLAAFSHGLSTGHVVYDARRVKQDFFHVHSPKNSEYSRKDLGTLSRPQDGQGLVSSGTSEQTKQHGRDGATPPTGSVLGYLELGDVQWKVPDDGKDKFVQPKTFPYCSFHPCSSGRKSTDSQAPVYPKFLVYSQETAPSQPCFHSPTTAQGSLNTIPPPYTLSLPLVPPRSFVLPEPTSHQKPLTSIQTPTSLPTSKSPQSIPPSPFLISPQFSISQSLIQLQSSEPHKSQGLIQDPGLQRSPCPSKDPGLTQDPGLHKNSGLTQDPGLHTHPDLYKIPISSQDSGHHKSPGIIKDSGPQKSPTQDAGIFRSPCVSQPSDLHKSTLFTQNSGFQRTSGFIQDSGVYRKLNLNQETIVDKSQGLPQAAGLQKSPGPSQDSGGYKSSGIAQDSEVCRSPALTQEPGLHKNLGLVQTSSLPKGSGLTQDSGDYKNLGLTQDSGVHKSPGLTQDSNLHKSPGLTQATEVKKKSGLTQDIRVCRSPEHTQGPNLHKCTGINQNPGPHKGAALTQGSGPPKSPGLTQKSGPHKDLCLSQDPGLQKSSGLALGTDSVPVLGPLQTPKSTPSVMKSCVSEESPQRDETEQHIPGTPVPLNQNSSSSKPQGICSDLQTFSEVPVLIDLQPSSRRAGSQDLVYRPMDTVPPACQNYRQMSMPLKINWKPHCPGPGHRAGHVVFDARQRQLGVGRDKCEALSPRRLHQEAPSNSRRPPRSGDIST